A window from Planctomycetota bacterium encodes these proteins:
- a CDS encoding PVC-type heme-binding CxxCH protein — MPSRWRSRFGPRSPASWPPRIRPLRLLSVLALLGPAAAARAQEPLPPEETVRRFELPEGFRALLFAAEPHVVQPIGFALDDRGRLWVAENLSYPHWEPRGRDRIVILEDADGDGRFDRRSVFAEGLTYVTGIEVGFGGVWVMAPPEMLFIPDRDGDDRPDGPPRVLLDGFGTEGIHNIANGFTWGPDGWLYAGHGRTSISRLGPPGTPPERRLRFDGGVWRYHPTRHVYEAFCDGTTNPWGVSFDDYGQAFISNCVDPHLFHAVQGAHFEPWRGRESSRYAYRRIDTVADHLHWQGEAAYRSAAGGHAHCGIMIYLGDLFPPSWRGAAFMNNIHGRRVNGDRLRRSGSGFRASHGPDLLVSRDPHYMGLLLQYGPDGGVFVNDWYDIGECHTRRPQAWTGRIYKIVYGDPPRVRPNVGETGDLELVRLQLHANDWFVAHARRRLQERAAEGKLDPGVHGALRKILEENPDPTRKLRALWALHATGGLDAELRAALLDHPQEHVRAWAIQLEMEDGNAPEAVERKFAEMARGDPSPVVRLYLAAACRRMAPGPARWEILEALAERPEDAKDPNLPLMVWYAVEPMAEHDPPRAAAFLARARLPYLREFMARRLASAR, encoded by the coding sequence ATGCCAAGTCGCTGGAGATCCAGATTCGGGCCGAGATCGCCCGCCAGCTGGCCGCCCAGGATCCGCCCCCTCCGGCTCCTTAGCGTTCTCGCGCTTCTTGGGCCGGCGGCCGCCGCGCGCGCCCAGGAGCCCCTGCCGCCCGAGGAGACCGTCCGGCGGTTCGAGCTTCCCGAAGGCTTCCGCGCCCTTCTTTTCGCCGCCGAGCCCCATGTGGTGCAGCCCATCGGATTCGCCCTCGACGACCGCGGCCGCCTCTGGGTGGCCGAGAATCTCTCCTATCCGCACTGGGAGCCGCGCGGGCGGGACCGGATCGTCATCCTGGAGGACGCCGACGGCGACGGCCGCTTCGACCGGCGGTCGGTCTTTGCCGAGGGGCTCACGTACGTCACCGGGATCGAGGTGGGTTTCGGCGGCGTGTGGGTGATGGCCCCGCCGGAGATGCTCTTCATCCCCGACCGCGACGGGGACGACCGCCCGGACGGTCCGCCCCGGGTGCTTCTGGACGGGTTCGGGACCGAGGGCATTCACAACATCGCCAACGGCTTCACGTGGGGCCCGGACGGATGGCTCTACGCGGGGCACGGGCGGACGTCGATTTCCCGGCTGGGGCCTCCGGGGACGCCGCCCGAGCGGCGGCTGCGGTTCGACGGGGGCGTCTGGCGTTACCATCCGACGCGTCACGTCTACGAGGCGTTCTGCGACGGCACGACCAACCCCTGGGGCGTGTCGTTCGACGACTATGGGCAGGCCTTCATCTCCAATTGCGTGGACCCGCATCTCTTCCATGCCGTGCAGGGGGCGCATTTCGAGCCGTGGCGCGGGCGCGAGTCGAGCCGTTACGCGTATCGGAGGATCGACACGGTCGCCGACCACCTGCACTGGCAGGGCGAGGCGGCGTATCGGAGCGCCGCCGGCGGGCACGCCCACTGCGGCATCATGATCTATCTGGGGGATCTTTTTCCGCCGTCCTGGCGGGGGGCGGCGTTCATGAACAACATCCACGGCCGCCGCGTGAACGGCGACCGGCTGCGGCGGTCGGGCTCCGGGTTCCGGGCTTCCCATGGGCCGGACCTTCTCGTGTCGCGGGACCCGCACTACATGGGGCTTCTGCTCCAGTACGGGCCCGACGGCGGCGTTTTCGTGAACGACTGGTACGATATCGGCGAGTGTCACACGCGCCGGCCGCAGGCGTGGACCGGGCGGATCTACAAGATCGTTTACGGGGATCCGCCGCGGGTGCGGCCGAACGTGGGAGAGACGGGCGACCTCGAGCTCGTGCGGCTCCAGCTTCACGCGAACGACTGGTTCGTGGCGCACGCCCGGCGGCGGCTTCAGGAGCGGGCCGCGGAGGGGAAGCTCGACCCGGGCGTGCACGGCGCGCTGAGGAAGATTCTGGAGGAGAACCCCGACCCGACGCGAAAACTGCGGGCCCTCTGGGCGCTGCACGCGACGGGCGGGCTGGACGCGGAGTTGAGGGCGGCGCTTCTGGATCACCCGCAGGAGCATGTCCGAGCCTGGGCGATCCAGCTCGAGATGGAGGACGGAAACGCCCCGGAGGCCGTGGAGCGGAAGTTCGCCGAGATGGCGCGGGGGGATCCCTCGCCGGTCGTGCGTCTCTATCTGGCGGCCGCGTGTCGCCGGATGGCGCCCGGGCCGGCGCGCTGGGAGATTCTCGAGGCGCTGGCGGAACGGCCGGAGGACGCGAAGGATCCGAACCTTCCGCTCATGGTGTGGTACGCGGTCGAACCGATGGCGGAGCACGATCCGCCGCGGGCGGCGGCGTTCCTGGCGCGCGCGCGACTGCCTTATCTTCGGGAGTTCATGGCCCGCCGCCTGGCGTCGGCGCGGTAG